The Clostridia bacterium genome includes a region encoding these proteins:
- the tuf gene encoding elongation factor Tu (EF-Tu; promotes GTP-dependent binding of aminoacyl-tRNA to the A-site of ribosomes during protein biosynthesis; when the tRNA anticodon matches the mRNA codon, GTP hydrolysis results; the inactive EF-Tu-GDP leaves the ribosome and release of GDP is promoted by elongation factor Ts; many prokaryotes have two copies of the gene encoding EF-Tu) produces GDNVNMTIELITPIAIEKGLRFAIREGGRTVGAGVVTEIIE; encoded by the coding sequence CGGGGATAATGTAAACATGACAATAGAACTTATAACCCCGATAGCTATAGAAAAAGGATTGAGATTTGCTATAAGAGAAGGCGGCAGAACCGTTGGTGCAGGCGTTGTTACTGAAATAATAGAATAA